CCGCTTCCAAACCGATATCTCACTTCACTTATGGTGAGATACAACGGAAAATGTGTACTTATAGACTGTGGAGAAGCTACCCAGATAGCAATGAAAAAGAAGGGGCTAAGCTCCAAGCCTATTGATGTTATCTGCTTTACTCATTTTCATGCTGATCACGTAAGTGGTTTGCCGGGAATGCTTCTTACAATGGGAAATGCAGAGAGGACGGAACCTCTTTTGATAGTTGGACCCAAGGGAGTTGAGAGAATAGTTAATGCGCTCAGGGTTATTGCACCTGAACTTCCTTTTGAAATTAAGTTTAAAGAACTGACTACGGATGAGGAAACCTTTGAAATAGAGGGAATGCCTGGCTTTTCAGTTACTGCATTTAAGGTTAATCACAATATTACCTGTTATGGCTATAGCATGAGCCTTAAGAGACAGGGTAAATTTAATGTTGAAGCTGCGATGGCTGCAGGAATCGACAAACGTTACTGGAATGGCCTTCAGAAGGGAGAAACATATACTCTTGATGATGGCAGGGTAATTACTCCTGACATGGTTCTTGGGGATGCTAGAAAGGGTATTAAGCTCACATATACTACTGATACAAGACCTACAGACAGTATTGTACGTAACGCTGCAGAGTCAGATCTTTTCATCTGCGAGGGAATGTATGGCGAGCCTGATAAGCAGGCCAAGGCCAGAGAATATAAGCATATGACGTTTTATGAGGCTGCCAAAATGGCGAGGGATGCCGGGGTAAAAGAGATGTGGCTTACTCACTACAGCCCGTCACTTGTAAATCCATCAGAATTTTTGCCTGATACCAGAAAGATATTTGCAAATACCAAGGCAG
The sequence above is a segment of the Butyrivibrio proteoclasticus B316 genome. Coding sequences within it:
- a CDS encoding ribonuclease Z; the protein is MIDVCLLGTGGMMPLPNRYLTSLMVRYNGKCVLIDCGEATQIAMKKKGLSSKPIDVICFTHFHADHVSGLPGMLLTMGNAERTEPLLIVGPKGVERIVNALRVIAPELPFEIKFKELTTDEETFEIEGMPGFSVTAFKVNHNITCYGYSMSLKRQGKFNVEAAMAAGIDKRYWNGLQKGETYTLDDGRVITPDMVLGDARKGIKLTYTTDTRPTDSIVRNAAESDLFICEGMYGEPDKQAKAREYKHMTFYEAAKMARDAGVKEMWLTHYSPSLVNPSEFLPDTRKIFANTKAAKDGRSVELRFED